The genome window AAAAATCGGTAATTGATCAGATAAGTCTTTCCATAGAAGAAGGGGAATTTTTTGTGCTAGTTGGTCCATCAGGATCCGGGAAAAGTACATTATTACGAATGATTGCGGGTCTTGAAGAAATTTCTGGGGGCGTATTGAAGATGAATAATAAGATTGTCAATCACCTGCCTCCAAAGGAACGTAATTTATCTATGGTCTTTCAAAATTATGCCTTATACCCACACTTAACGGTTGAACAAAATATTCTTTTTGGTTTACGTGCCAAAAAAATAGACAAGTTAGAACAGCAAAAAAGACTACAGGAAACAGCTGAGATGATGGGATTAACGGATCTATTAAAACGTAAGCCGAAGGAATTATCTGGCGGTCAAAGGCAGCGGGTAGCTCTTGCTAGATCTGTTGTCAGTGAAGCGCCAATTTGTTTAATGGATGAGCCACTTTCAAATTTAGATGCAAAGCTCCGCGCCCACATGAGAATAGAAATCCGCCGTTTACAAAAGAAGCTCGGCTTAACGATGATTTATGTAACCCATGATCAAGTAGAAGCAATGACAATGGGGGATCGAATCATGGTTTTAAATGATGGGAAAATCCAACAGGTAGGCGAACCGATTACTTTATATAATCAACCAGCCAATTTGTTTGTTGCGTCTTTTATTGGTTCTCCGAAGATTAATTTAAGTAAAGGGAATTTAATTGATTATAAATTAGTGTTGGAGAGTGGTTTGCAAATTAGCATGGATAAAGAAGAAATTCTACCACTATTATCCTATCCAAATTTAACGATGGGGATAAGAGCGGAACATATTTTGCCAGCAGCTCCAGAAGAGAAGACGCACACTTTAGAGGTACTCAATGTAGAGCAGCTAGGAAATGAAACACTGTTAACCTTTGAAGTGGGTAATGAGCTTTGGACGGCTAAATGGTTAGGGCAATGGCGGATTCAGGCAGGAGATCATGTACCAGTTCAGTTGTCCTCTAAAAATATTTGCTTTTTTGATTCTGAATCAGGAGCATTGATTAGACCAGCAATTGCAGTCAAAGAACAAGAGGTTGTTGGACTATGAGTGAGGTTGTATATCGGCAGGAAGTGGAACCTTCCATTGATTTTATAAAAGAAAAAAAGAAGCAACATTTACAGTATTGGCTGAAAGGAATGCTATTTCTATTACCTTCTATTCTCTTATTTAGTGTTTTCTTATTTTATCCATTAGGAAGAACTATCTTTTTAAGTTTTTTCTTAACGGATAATCGAGGTGACCCAACAGTCTTTGTAGGGCTGGAAAATTACTTGGAAATTTTCAAATCTGCTATTTTCCTGCAAAGTTTAAAGTCAACCTTGTTTTTTGCTTTATACACAGTTCCAGGAACGATTATCGTCAGCTTATTTCTAGCGATTCTTGCCAATGAAAAGTTACGTGGAATTGGTGTTTTCCGAACCGTGTTTTCCTCTTCCATGGGGATTTCAGTTGCGGCAGCATCTGTATTTTGGATGTTCTTATTTCATCCGACAATTGGGTGGCTGAACCGTATTATAACAACATTTGGAATAGAGCCAATTGGCTGGCTGACCGATCCTAATTGGGCACTTTTTTCTGTATCTGTTTCTACCATTTGGATGAATGTCGGATTTACCTTCTTAATTTTATTAGGAGGACTTCAATCGATTGATTCTTATCTCTATGAAAGTGCTGATATAGACGGAGCCGGCTACTTTTATAAATTAAGACGGATTACGATTCCGATGCTTTCTCCCACTTTATTTTTTGTCCTGACTGTAACATTAATAAATGCCTTTCAAACATTCGGTCAAGTAGATATGTTAACAAGAGGTGGACCGCAAAACGAAACGAATTTAATCGTTTATTCTATCTACCAAGAGGCATTTATGAATTACCAGTATGGAACAGCAAGTGCACAAGCAATTATTCTTTTTGTCATCATTTTGGTTCTTACCATTATTCAATTTAAGCTTGGGGAAAGGAAGGTCCATTATCAGTGACATTGCCAATTCATAAAAAAACTATCTTTTACATTCTCTTAATCGTTTCGGCACTGCTCATTTTTTCGCCAGCTATAATCGCTTTTCTAATGAGCTTTATGTCTTCACAGGATATTATGACGGGAAAAATAATTCCAACCGGATTAACATTGGACAATTACATAAAAGTGTTTGAACGCTTTCCTTTAATGCAATATTTATTAAACAGTTTCATCGTTTCCCTTGTTATCATGCTCGGACAATTAATACTTGCTAGTTTAGCTGCTTATGCATTTGTTTTTT of Niallia circulans contains these proteins:
- a CDS encoding ABC transporter ATP-binding protein — protein: MIAVELKDISKSYDRQKSVIDQISLSIEEGEFFVLVGPSGSGKSTLLRMIAGLEEISGGVLKMNNKIVNHLPPKERNLSMVFQNYALYPHLTVEQNILFGLRAKKIDKLEQQKRLQETAEMMGLTDLLKRKPKELSGGQRQRVALARSVVSEAPICLMDEPLSNLDAKLRAHMRIEIRRLQKKLGLTMIYVTHDQVEAMTMGDRIMVLNDGKIQQVGEPITLYNQPANLFVASFIGSPKINLSKGNLIDYKLVLESGLQISMDKEEILPLLSYPNLTMGIRAEHILPAAPEEKTHTLEVLNVEQLGNETLLTFEVGNELWTAKWLGQWRIQAGDHVPVQLSSKNICFFDSESGALIRPAIAVKEQEVVGL
- a CDS encoding carbohydrate ABC transporter permease, translated to MSEVVYRQEVEPSIDFIKEKKKQHLQYWLKGMLFLLPSILLFSVFLFYPLGRTIFLSFFLTDNRGDPTVFVGLENYLEIFKSAIFLQSLKSTLFFALYTVPGTIIVSLFLAILANEKLRGIGVFRTVFSSSMGISVAAASVFWMFLFHPTIGWLNRIITTFGIEPIGWLTDPNWALFSVSVSTIWMNVGFTFLILLGGLQSIDSYLYESADIDGAGYFYKLRRITIPMLSPTLFFVLTVTLINAFQTFGQVDMLTRGGPQNETNLIVYSIYQEAFMNYQYGTASAQAIILFVIILVLTIIQFKLGERKVHYQ